The following coding sequences lie in one Metallumcola ferriviriculae genomic window:
- a CDS encoding copper amine oxidase N-terminal domain-containing protein, giving the protein MKLIYSICIGVFISMAFFPSVLWANQSIEIMVDEEKLNSDVPPLKEENRIFIPLRVVSESLGAKVKWDNSKKTVTITNIENNVHLMIGKLKAYINGNSIALDVPARITDGRTLVPLRFVAEALGADVYWDENSQIVWINNQYVLSSLENGEGYILNPDNGLLYYADKDKSFTKISALGLTDGFLKMEVQQTPNGNKIATIVNTYGEPSIINKVHSLYLYKNKVKHRATARYFNRFEKNVTLFEDKVVITDGKKAYLISDITGEVLEVYDLQELGESKGNYFIEGIGENFILIRHNSAGFLTLINLVAESKVLLYQELLNEVEKEFVENNDVPYHGDYLRFTGKKDQTLYFENRRFIGDKETDNYQYVLK; this is encoded by the coding sequence ATGAAACTAATATATTCCATTTGTATTGGCGTATTTATATCAATGGCCTTTTTCCCTTCAGTATTATGGGCTAACCAGTCTATTGAAATCATGGTAGATGAAGAGAAATTAAATTCTGATGTACCTCCTTTAAAGGAGGAAAATAGAATATTTATTCCTCTAAGGGTAGTTTCTGAATCATTGGGAGCAAAGGTGAAATGGGATAACAGTAAAAAGACTGTAACTATAACTAATATAGAAAATAATGTACATTTAATGATAGGTAAGCTTAAAGCGTACATAAATGGAAATAGTATTGCCTTGGATGTTCCCGCCAGGATAACAGACGGAAGAACATTAGTTCCATTGCGATTTGTCGCCGAGGCATTAGGAGCAGATGTATATTGGGATGAAAACTCTCAAATCGTCTGGATAAACAATCAATATGTATTGAGCAGCTTAGAGAATGGAGAGGGTTATATTTTAAATCCTGATAATGGTCTTCTTTACTACGCAGATAAGGATAAAAGCTTCACAAAAATTTCTGCTTTAGGTTTAACTGATGGGTTTCTAAAAATGGAGGTACAGCAAACGCCGAACGGAAATAAGATAGCTACAATTGTTAATACTTATGGAGAACCCAGTATAATTAATAAGGTACACAGTCTGTACCTATACAAAAATAAAGTAAAACATCGGGCAACAGCAAGATATTTTAATAGGTTTGAAAAAAATGTAACATTGTTCGAAGACAAAGTGGTTATTACAGATGGTAAAAAAGCGTATTTAATTTCTGATATTACAGGAGAGGTACTTGAAGTTTATGACTTGCAAGAACTGGGGGAAAGTAAAGGGAATTATTTTATAGAAGGGATAGGTGAAAATTTTATATTAATTAGGCATAATAGTGCGGGTTTTCTAACGCTTATAAACCTTGTGGCTGAAAGCAAGGTCTTACTATACCAAGAACTACTGAACGAAGTTGAAAAAGAATTTGTTGAAAATAATGATGTGCCGTATCATGGGGATTATTTGCGTTTTACTGGTAAAAAGGACCAAACTTTATATTTTGAGAACAGAAGGTTTATTGGAGATAAAGAAACAGATAATTATCAATATGTATTAAAGTAA
- a CDS encoding copper amine oxidase N-terminal domain-containing protein — MRKHFVFVNVMIFALLTFISPAYAGMDNSVHIVVDTHFLNTDVKPRIENGRTLVPLRAIAEELDFKVHWETSTQTIHIWKDSVDISLGIDKKIALINSKKMELDVPPKIISGRTLVPLRFVSEALGRNVHYTKLNNYTPMIYITEYDLLDDEDVKVPNDNFIKKQSDPYEPPVYVLKQNSETRRNIKLGDTVENVQRQYGVPLRSSIDENGNGNLIYTTAFIPETDSGLRMVLKFTNGVLAEVAIPLM, encoded by the coding sequence ATGCGTAAGCATTTCGTTTTTGTTAATGTAATGATTTTTGCTCTGCTTACTTTCATTTCCCCTGCATATGCAGGCATGGATAACTCCGTACATATTGTAGTTGATACGCATTTTCTCAATACGGATGTTAAACCTAGAATTGAAAACGGCAGGACATTGGTTCCTTTGCGGGCTATTGCAGAAGAACTGGATTTTAAGGTTCACTGGGAAACTTCAACCCAAACAATACACATCTGGAAGGATTCAGTAGATATAAGCCTAGGCATTGACAAAAAGATTGCACTTATAAATTCAAAAAAAATGGAGTTAGATGTACCGCCAAAGATTATATCAGGAAGAACTCTGGTTCCACTGAGGTTCGTGTCTGAAGCGTTGGGTCGGAATGTCCACTACACAAAGCTCAACAACTATACCCCAATGATATATATTACAGAATATGATTTACTGGATGATGAAGATGTGAAGGTTCCCAATGATAACTTCATAAAGAAACAGTCAGATCCTTATGAGCCGCCTGTATATGTGCTGAAACAAAATAGCGAGACTCGAAGGAATATCAAGCTTGGTGATACAGTAGAAAATGTTCAAAGGCAGTATGGTGTTCCACTTAGAAGCAGTATTGATGAAAATGGTAACGGTAATCTTATTTATACTACTGCATTTATTCCTGAAACGGATTCGGGATTAAGGATGGTTCTTAAATTTACGAATGGGGTACTGGCGGAAGTTGCAATACCATTGATGTAA